Proteins encoded together in one Hevea brasiliensis isolate MT/VB/25A 57/8 unplaced genomic scaffold, ASM3005281v1 Scaf150, whole genome shotgun sequence window:
- the LOC131176525 gene encoding putative 12-oxophytodienoate reductase 11 — protein MTLETKVQQKEHDSNNTNISAQSPTIPLLTPYKMGKFNLSHRIVLPPLGRQRSYNNVPQPHAILYYSQRTTKGALLIAEATGISDTAQGLNFTPGIWTKEQVEAWKPIVDAVHAKGGIFFCQIIHVGRASNSGFQPNGQAPISSTDKPLTPQIRFDDTDVVQFTPPRRLRTDEIPQVVNDFRIAARNAMEAGFDGVEIHGAHGYLIDQFMKDQVNDRADQYGGSLENRCRFALEIVEAVANEIGADKVGIRLSPFANYMESGDSNPNALGLYMAKSLNKYGILYCHMVEPRMKKPGEKSESPDSLLPMRKAFKGTFLVAGGYGREDGNQAIAENRADLAAYGRLFLANPDLPRRFELNAPLNKYNRETFYTPDPVIGYTDYPFLED, from the exons ATGACTTTGGAAACTAAAGTTCAGCAAAAAGAACATGACTCAAACAACACTAACATATCTGCTCAATCCCCCACTATTCCTCTTCTCACGCCATACAAGATGGGGAAGTTCAACCTTTCTCATAG AATTGTTCTACCTCCACTAGGCAGGCAGAGATCTTACAACAATGTTCCTCAGCCACATGCCATCTTGTATTACTCTCAGAGAACCACCAAAGGGGCTCTTCTTATAGCTGAAGCAACGGGAATTTCTGACACTGCTCAAGG GCTTAACTTTACTCCTGGTATTTGGAccaaagaacaagttgaggcgtGGAAACCTATTGTAGATGCTGTTCATGCCAAAGGCGGTATATTCTTTTGTCAAATTATACATGTTGGAAGAGCTTCAAATTCAG GTTTTCAGCCCAATGGGCAAGCTCCAATCTCTTCTACTGACAAGCCTTTGACCCCACAAATTCGATTTGATGACACTGATGTTGTCCAGTTCACGCCTCCAAGGCGACTAAGAACAGATGAAATTCCACAAGTCGTGAATGATTTTAGAATTGCAGCAAGGAATGCTATGGAAGCTG GTTTTGATGGAGTTGAGATTCATGGGGCTCATGGTTACCTAATTGATCAGTTTATGAAAGATCAGGTGAATGATCGTGCAGATCAATACGGTGGATCTCTGGAGAACCGCTGCCGTTTCGCTTTGGAAATAGTTGAAGCTGTAGCTAACGAGATAGGAGCAGACAAAGTTGGAATCAGATTATCTCCATTTGCAAACTATATGGAATCTGGAGACTCAAATCCTAATGCTTTGGGACTTTACATGGCCAAATCCCTGAATAAATATGGAATTCTTTATTGTCACATGGTTGAGCCAAGAATGAAAAAACCCGGAGAGAAGTCTGAAAGTCCAGACAGTCTTCTGCCCATGAGAAAGGCTTTCAAGGGGACTTTTCTTGTTGCTGGTGGCTATGGCAGGGAAGATGGAAATCAAGCTATAGCAGAAAACCGTGCTGATCTTGCTGCTTATGGTCGTCTTTTCCTAGCCAATCCTGATTTGCCAAGGAGATTTGAGCTTAATGCTCCTCTCAACAAGTACAACAGAGAAACATTCTATACACCTGATCCTGTGATTGGTTATACTGATTATCCATTTCTTGAAGATTAA
- the LOC131176522 gene encoding agamous-like MADS-box protein AGL12 — MARGKVQIKRIENLVHRQVTFCKRRAGFLKKAKELSVLCDAEIGVFIFSAHGKLYELATKGSMQGLIERYMKTTGGSLQPDLSKETQPLDAIEEINMLKKEIEILQKGVKYLLGGRSEEMTMDELLILEKNLEIWICHICSTKVSKFN; from the exons ATGGCTCGAGGAAAGGTTCAGATAAAGCGTATAGAGAATCTGGTGCACAGGCAAGTTACCTTCTGCAAGCGCCGAGCTGGGTTCCTTAAGAAGGCTAAGGAGCTCTCTGTGCTCTGTGATGCTGAAATTGGAGTTTTCATTTTCTCCGCCCATGGAAAGCTCTATGAACTGGCTACCAAAGG AAGCATGCAAGGGCTTATTGAGAGGTACATGAAGACCACCGGAGGATCTCTGCAGCCTGACCTATCCAAAGAGACGCAGCCTCTA GATGCAATAGAGGAGATCAACATGCTGAAGAAAGAAATTGAGATACTCCAAAAAGGAGTCAA GTACTTGCTTGGAGGGAGGTCTGAGGAAATGACAATGGATGAATTACTAATACTAGAAAAAAATCTTGAAATTTGGATTTGCCACATCTGTTCAACAAAggtatcaaaatttaattaa